From one Paeniglutamicibacter psychrophenolicus genomic stretch:
- the mnhG gene encoding monovalent cation/H(+) antiporter subunit G encodes MLDTVIDIVAGTFMIVGCLMSLAAGIGMLRFPDLLSRLHAATKPQVLGLFLLLAALGLELRSWVVLPVLALAWLLQLLTAPVSAHMVGRAGYRTRHLKRETLIADELAAVVEAAEQREEAEHGQNGNRDRADFID; translated from the coding sequence ATGCTTGACACCGTCATCGACATCGTGGCCGGGACGTTCATGATCGTCGGCTGCCTGATGTCCCTGGCCGCGGGCATCGGCATGCTGCGCTTCCCGGATCTGCTCTCGCGCCTGCACGCGGCAACCAAGCCGCAGGTGCTGGGGCTGTTCCTGCTGCTGGCCGCGCTCGGGCTTGAACTGCGCTCCTGGGTCGTGCTGCCGGTCCTGGCCCTGGCCTGGCTGCTGCAGTTGCTCACCGCCCCGGTCTCGGCGCACATGGTGGGACGGGCCGGCTACCGGACCCGGCACCTGAAGCGCGAGACCCTCATCGCGGACGAACTGGCCGCGGTGGTCGAGGCCGCCGAGCAGCGCGAGGAGGCCGAGCACGGCCAGAACGGCAACCGGGACCGCGCCGACTTCATCGACTAG
- a CDS encoding Na+/H+ antiporter subunit D: protein MIDAPLTAVSFAPLAVALPIFGAALAFILRRKRRTQRLVTIGVLVITLCLEAWMLATVWGGGTYSVTLGGWAPPFGISMVVDGFSAFMLVVSSIVSLAVLLYATSQGMADGDEDGPVSIFHPAYLILVAGVSNAFLAGDLFNLYVGFEILLTASYVLLTLGGTTARIRAGTTYVVVSVASSILFLIAIGMIYAAAGTVNMADLAVKLPDISEGTQTVLHVMLLVAFGIKAAVFPLSFWLPDSYPTAPAPVTAVFAGLLTKVGVYAIIRTETLLFPGNRLSEPLMVVAGLTMLVGILGAVAQTDIKRMLSFTLTSHIGFLIFGVAVGNQLGLGATVYYVAHHIVVQTSLFLVAGLIERRAGTSNIERLGSLAKLSPLLSLLFFIPAMNLGGIPPFSGFLGKLGLVQGGAELGSPVAWVLVGVSLLTSLLTLLAIARVWNRAFWRKAEDATEPDPLLLVGVEAARGATYDIVADEPASRYSDRGNTALLPNGMLAMTAALVLVGVALTVFAGPLFEFSDQVAGQLLDRNNYIEAVLGTGQGVR, encoded by the coding sequence ATGATCGATGCACCACTGACCGCCGTTTCATTTGCCCCGCTGGCCGTGGCCCTGCCGATCTTCGGTGCCGCGCTGGCCTTTATCCTGCGCCGCAAGCGCCGCACCCAGCGACTGGTGACCATCGGGGTGCTGGTCATCACGCTGTGCCTCGAGGCCTGGATGCTGGCCACGGTCTGGGGCGGGGGGACCTACTCGGTGACCCTCGGCGGCTGGGCGCCGCCGTTTGGCATCTCCATGGTCGTGGACGGGTTCTCGGCCTTCATGCTGGTGGTCTCCTCCATCGTTTCCCTGGCCGTGCTGCTCTACGCCACCAGCCAGGGCATGGCCGACGGGGACGAGGACGGGCCCGTCTCGATCTTCCACCCCGCCTACCTGATCCTGGTTGCCGGGGTCTCCAACGCCTTTTTGGCCGGGGACCTGTTCAACCTCTACGTGGGCTTCGAGATCCTGCTGACGGCCTCCTACGTGCTGCTGACCCTGGGCGGGACCACCGCGCGGATCCGCGCCGGCACCACCTACGTGGTGGTCTCTGTCGCCTCCTCGATTCTCTTCCTGATCGCCATCGGCATGATCTATGCGGCCGCCGGCACCGTGAACATGGCCGACCTTGCGGTGAAGCTGCCGGACATCTCCGAAGGCACCCAGACCGTGCTGCACGTGATGCTGCTGGTCGCCTTCGGGATCAAGGCAGCGGTCTTCCCGCTGTCCTTCTGGCTCCCGGACTCCTATCCGACCGCCCCGGCCCCGGTGACCGCGGTGTTCGCCGGGCTGCTGACCAAGGTCGGGGTCTACGCGATCATCCGCACCGAGACGCTGCTCTTCCCCGGGAACCGGCTCTCCGAACCGCTGATGGTCGTCGCCGGACTGACCATGCTGGTGGGCATCCTGGGCGCCGTGGCGCAGACCGACATCAAGCGCATGCTCTCCTTCACGCTCACCAGCCACATCGGCTTCTTGATCTTCGGGGTGGCCGTGGGCAACCAGTTGGGGCTGGGGGCCACCGTCTACTACGTGGCCCACCACATCGTGGTGCAGACCTCGCTCTTCCTGGTCGCCGGGCTCATCGAGCGCCGGGCCGGGACCTCGAACATCGAGCGGCTCGGCTCGCTGGCCAAGCTCTCCCCGCTGCTGTCCCTGCTCTTCTTCATCCCGGCGATGAACCTGGGCGGCATCCCGCCGTTCTCCGGCTTCCTGGGCAAGCTCGGGCTGGTGCAGGGCGGCGCCGAACTGGGTTCGCCCGTGGCCTGGGTGCTGGTGGGAGTCTCCCTGTTGACCTCGCTGCTGACACTGCTGGCGATCGCGCGCGTGTGGAACAGGGCGTTCTGGCGCAAGGCCGAGGACGCCACGGAACCGGATCCGCTGCTGCTGGTGGGCGTGGAAGCCGCACGCGGGGCGACCTACGACATCGTGGCCGACGAGCCGGCCAGCCGCTATTCGGACCGCGGCAACACGGCGCTGCTGCCCAACGGCATGCTGGCCATGACCGCGGCCCTGGTGCTGGTGGGCGTGGCGCTGACCGTGTTCGCCGGGCCGCTGTTCGAATTCAGCGACCAGGTCGCCGGCCAGCTGCTGGACCGGAACAACTACATCGAGGCGGTCCTCGGAACCGGGCAGGGGGTACGGTAA
- a CDS encoding Na+/H+ antiporter subunit E, giving the protein MTKEQRLKDATDESGARQRATLRQELPLLAGMMLVWGALWQDFAIGNLVFGLLISLVLVRVFRLPPVILSGRFNAWRAAVFAGAFLRDVTLASFEVLYLAVFRGPRTTSAIITVTLRTESDLLVTFVGHVLTLVPGSYVVEVDRRTSTLYLHVLNVNDESGVEKARASVMMIEERLIRMMGTKEELAGLNAEKSAPGKEHGETP; this is encoded by the coding sequence ATGACCAAGGAACAACGGCTGAAAGACGCCACCGACGAGTCCGGGGCACGCCAGCGCGCCACCCTGCGCCAGGAGCTGCCGCTGCTGGCGGGCATGATGCTGGTCTGGGGTGCGCTCTGGCAGGACTTCGCCATCGGCAACCTCGTCTTCGGGCTGCTGATCTCGCTGGTGCTGGTGCGGGTCTTCCGGCTGCCGCCGGTGATCCTGTCCGGGCGCTTCAATGCTTGGCGCGCCGCGGTGTTCGCCGGGGCGTTCCTGCGGGATGTGACCCTGGCCAGCTTCGAGGTCCTGTACCTGGCGGTGTTCCGCGGCCCGCGCACCACAAGCGCGATCATCACCGTCACGCTGCGCACCGAATCGGACTTGCTGGTCACCTTCGTGGGCCACGTGCTGACGCTGGTCCCCGGCTCGTACGTCGTGGAGGTGGACCGGCGGACCTCGACCCTGTACCTGCACGTGCTCAACGTCAACGACGAATCCGGGGTGGAGAAGGCCCGGGCCTCGGTGATGATGATCGAGGAACGGTTGATCCGCATGATGGGAACCAAGGAAGAACTGGCCGGGTTGAATGCCGAGAAGTCGGCCCCGGGCAAGGAACACGGAGAGACACCATGA
- a CDS encoding monovalent cation/H+ antiporter complex subunit F has translation MNIVLWICGITLSIAGALAMVRLAKGPSILERVIATDVLLLIVSAALCVDMTINKHTDNLVFVLLACLVGFVGSVTVSRFVTDRRNA, from the coding sequence ATGAACATCGTCCTGTGGATCTGCGGAATCACGCTCTCGATCGCCGGTGCCCTGGCCATGGTCAGGCTGGCCAAGGGGCCCTCGATCCTTGAACGCGTCATCGCCACCGACGTGTTGCTGCTGATCGTCTCCGCGGCGCTGTGCGTCGACATGACCATCAACAAGCACACCGACAACCTCGTCTTCGTGCTGCTGGCATGCCTGGTCGGGTTCGTCGGCTCGGTGACGGTCTCGCGCTTCGTCACGGACCGGAGGAACGCCTGA
- a CDS encoding Na+/H+ antiporter subunit A codes for MLLVLIALFVVAAIAPLIFRLLGRSTFYVLAAVPAVAFAWLVANFPSFLGAEQAAASGEPNAPPSELYSWIGPLNAHLDFRMDALAAVLCLLVLGVGSLVLFYCARYFKNEDPHTGAFGAQLLAFAASMFGLVTADDMIMLFIFWELTTILSFLLIGFNRTRMSARRSALTALMVTTFGGLTMLAGLVMLGNAAGTYRISEILAMAPELTALGTYIDVAIALVLIGAISKSALVPFHFWLPGAMAAPTPVSAYLHAAAMVKAGIYLVARLAPGFNETAFWQPMLLWLGLATLLIGGWRALKQHDLKLLLAYGTVSQLGFLILVMGMGNPNAALAGLAMMLAHGFFKATLFLVVGIIDHKSGTRDLHQLSGLYRSSPVLFAVAAIAAASMAGFPPLYGFVAKEAVYEALLEHAQGNGAAGVVLLVGVLLGAVMTFAYAARFLWGGFASKKDMEPTAFPRVPALFLAPLLVLTGATVVFAWIPHVLEDAIAPYLGLFESTESPIHLGLWHGFTPALGLSILTMVTGTALFLARERTFHLQSRVPALLDAERDYKHLVTGVDNLAIWLTGRTQRGSLSFYLVVILIVALLLPAGTAIWLSTPAPGNFIAFDHPAQLVIGLIMILGALGALQANRRFLAVLMVSVSGYGMAAIFALQGAPDLAVTQLLVETIVLVAFVLALRALPVELWAKNPTGHRLGRALIGIGFGASMIYIAATSMASRVAEPISLAYPELAYTGGAGKNIVNVTLVDMRAWDTFGEITVLAAAATGVASLIFVRGRGDKRVRASNVPRGSVDHGSEAIGGASPSRAGLAVARTFAISKKDSWLVAGHTLAPERRSITFEVVTRLLFHTILLASVYLLLAGHNTPGGGFAGGLLAGLALTIRYLAGGRVELAEATPVSPGTLMGTGLGLAALTAAAPLLLGAQMFTSAAIEFTWPIFGEQKFVTSTVFDIGVYLVVVGLVIDVLRSLGSEIDDRSEGRSPTDTHDMVSDADTGVGR; via the coding sequence GTGCTCCTAGTCCTGATTGCGCTTTTTGTTGTTGCGGCAATTGCACCATTGATTTTTAGACTGCTAGGCCGTTCAACCTTTTATGTTTTGGCGGCGGTTCCCGCCGTGGCCTTCGCCTGGCTCGTGGCCAACTTCCCCTCGTTCCTGGGTGCCGAGCAGGCCGCCGCGAGCGGCGAGCCAAACGCACCGCCCTCCGAGCTATACAGCTGGATCGGCCCGCTGAACGCCCATCTCGATTTCCGGATGGATGCCCTGGCCGCGGTGTTGTGCCTGCTGGTGCTCGGGGTCGGTTCCCTGGTGCTGTTTTACTGCGCGCGCTACTTCAAGAACGAGGACCCGCACACCGGGGCCTTCGGCGCCCAATTGCTGGCCTTTGCCGCCTCGATGTTCGGCCTGGTCACCGCCGACGACATGATCATGCTCTTCATCTTCTGGGAGCTGACCACGATCCTGTCCTTCCTGCTGATCGGGTTCAACCGCACCAGGATGAGCGCACGGCGTTCGGCCCTGACCGCACTGATGGTCACCACCTTTGGCGGCCTGACGATGCTCGCCGGACTGGTCATGCTCGGCAACGCGGCCGGCACGTACCGCATCTCCGAGATCCTGGCCATGGCTCCGGAGCTCACCGCACTGGGCACCTACATCGACGTGGCCATCGCCCTGGTGCTCATCGGCGCGATCTCGAAGTCCGCGTTGGTCCCCTTCCACTTCTGGCTTCCCGGCGCCATGGCGGCCCCCACCCCGGTCTCGGCGTACCTGCACGCGGCGGCCATGGTCAAGGCCGGCATCTACCTGGTGGCACGGCTGGCCCCGGGCTTCAACGAAACCGCTTTCTGGCAGCCCATGCTGCTTTGGCTGGGACTGGCGACATTGCTGATCGGCGGCTGGCGCGCGCTGAAGCAACACGACCTCAAGCTGCTGCTGGCCTACGGCACGGTCTCCCAGCTGGGCTTCCTGATCCTGGTCATGGGCATGGGAAACCCCAACGCGGCGCTCGCGGGCCTGGCCATGATGCTGGCCCACGGCTTCTTCAAGGCAACGCTCTTCCTGGTCGTGGGAATCATTGACCACAAGTCCGGAACCCGCGACCTGCACCAACTCTCCGGGCTCTACCGGTCCTCGCCGGTCCTCTTTGCCGTCGCTGCCATAGCCGCGGCCTCGATGGCAGGGTTCCCGCCGCTCTACGGCTTCGTGGCCAAGGAAGCGGTCTACGAGGCGCTGCTCGAGCACGCCCAGGGCAATGGCGCCGCGGGCGTGGTGCTGCTGGTGGGCGTCCTGCTCGGAGCCGTGATGACCTTCGCCTACGCCGCACGTTTCCTCTGGGGCGGCTTCGCCTCCAAGAAGGACATGGAACCCACCGCGTTCCCGCGCGTCCCGGCGCTTTTCCTGGCCCCGCTGCTGGTCCTCACCGGCGCCACGGTCGTGTTCGCCTGGATCCCGCACGTGCTCGAGGACGCGATCGCCCCCTACCTGGGCCTGTTCGAATCCACCGAGAGCCCCATCCACCTGGGCCTCTGGCACGGGTTCACCCCCGCGCTGGGGCTGAGCATCCTGACCATGGTCACGGGCACCGCGCTCTTCCTTGCCCGGGAGCGGACCTTCCACCTCCAGTCCCGGGTCCCGGCGCTGCTGGATGCCGAACGCGACTACAAGCACCTGGTCACCGGCGTGGACAACCTGGCCATCTGGCTCACCGGACGCACCCAGCGCGGTTCTCTGTCCTTCTACCTCGTGGTGATCCTCATCGTGGCGCTGCTGCTGCCGGCCGGCACCGCGATCTGGCTCAGCACCCCGGCACCGGGAAACTTCATCGCCTTCGACCACCCCGCCCAGCTGGTCATCGGGCTCATCATGATCCTCGGCGCCCTGGGCGCGCTGCAGGCCAACCGCCGCTTCCTGGCGGTGCTGATGGTCTCGGTCAGCGGCTACGGCATGGCCGCGATCTTCGCGCTGCAGGGAGCGCCGGATTTGGCCGTGACCCAGCTCTTGGTCGAAACCATCGTGCTGGTCGCCTTCGTGCTGGCGCTGCGCGCATTGCCGGTGGAACTGTGGGCCAAGAACCCTACCGGGCACCGGCTGGGCCGGGCGCTGATCGGCATCGGATTCGGCGCCTCCATGATCTACATCGCCGCGACCTCGATGGCCTCGCGCGTCGCGGAACCGATCTCCCTGGCCTACCCGGAGCTGGCCTACACCGGCGGGGCGGGCAAGAACATCGTCAACGTCACCTTGGTGGACATGCGCGCCTGGGACACCTTCGGGGAAATCACGGTGCTGGCCGCGGCCGCCACCGGCGTGGCCTCGCTGATCTTCGTGCGCGGGCGCGGGGACAAGCGGGTGCGCGCCTCGAACGTGCCGCGCGGATCGGTCGACCACGGCTCCGAGGCCATCGGCGGGGCCAGCCCCAGCCGCGCCGGGCTGGCCGTGGCCAGGACCTTTGCGATCTCCAAGAAGGATTCCTGGTTGGTTGCCGGGCACACGCTGGCCCCCGAGCGCCGCTCGATCACCTTCGAGGTGGTCACCCGGCTGCTCTTCCACACCATCCTGCTGGCCTCGGTGTACCTGCTGCTGGCCGGCCACAACACCCCCGGCGGCGGCTTTGCCGGCGGGCTGCTGGCCGGGTTGGCCCTGACCATTCGCTACCTGGCCGGCGGCCGGGTGGAACTGGCCGAGGCCACCCCGGTGAGCCCTGGCACGCTGATGGGCACCGGGCTGGGCCTGGCGGCCCTTACCGCCGCGGCGCCGCTGCTCCTGGGCGCCCAGATGTTCACCTCCGCGGCCATCGAATTCACCTGGCCGATCTTCGGGGAACAGAAGTTCGTGACCTCCACGGTCTTCGACATCGGGGTGTACCTGGTGGTGGTCGGGCTGGTCATCGACGTGCTGCGCTCCCTGGGCTCGGAGATCGATGACCGTTCCGAGGGCCGCAGCCCCACCGACACACATGACATGGTTTCCGACGCGGATACGGGAGTTGGACGATGA
- a CDS encoding Na(+)/H(+) antiporter subunit C produces the protein MSTNITLLIVMGVLFAVGIYLLLERSLTRVLLGIVLLGNGVNLLILTAGGRRGQAPLYQDGLAAAAYTDPLPQALILTAIVITFAVTAFMLGIIYRSWVISRADVVADDDEDLRVSQQSTFDFEEDSPVPEDTTEFEGEDSEPAGNHPEKGPRA, from the coding sequence ATGAGCACCAATATCACCTTGCTCATCGTGATGGGCGTGCTCTTCGCGGTGGGCATCTACCTTTTGCTGGAGCGCTCGCTGACCCGGGTGCTGCTGGGCATCGTGCTGCTGGGCAACGGGGTGAACCTGTTGATCCTCACCGCCGGCGGACGACGCGGGCAGGCGCCGCTGTACCAGGACGGGCTGGCCGCGGCGGCCTACACCGACCCGCTGCCGCAGGCGCTGATCCTCACGGCCATCGTGATCACCTTCGCGGTGACGGCGTTCATGCTGGGCATCATCTACCGCTCCTGGGTCATCTCCCGGGCCGACGTGGTCGCCGACGACGACGAGGACCTTCGCGTCTCGCAGCAGTCGACCTTCGACTTCGAGGAAGACTCCCCGGTCCCCGAGGACACCACCGAATTCGAGGGCGAGGACTCCGAGCCCGCAGGGAACCACCCAGAGAAGGGGCCGCGCGCATGA
- a CDS encoding ECF transporter S component has translation MGITHQPAGHKTATTSWRVVDIVIAAVIAVSSGVIFWAWNSTHHLLDVLFLAFPPSAALVSGMWLFPAVLGALIIRKPGAALFCELVAAMVSALMGSEFGLTVLASGLIQGLGAEAVFAAFRYRTFNLPVALLAGAGAGLFGSINDTFIFRWFPEYTTGMLLAYIGFMTISGIVIAGLLSFLGTRALAKTGALGALASRKAATEPILG, from the coding sequence ATGGGTATCACCCACCAGCCCGCCGGGCACAAAACGGCAACCACATCCTGGCGCGTCGTCGACATCGTCATCGCGGCCGTCATCGCCGTGTCCTCGGGCGTCATCTTCTGGGCGTGGAACAGCACCCACCACCTGCTCGACGTCCTCTTCCTGGCCTTCCCGCCCTCGGCCGCACTGGTCTCGGGCATGTGGCTCTTCCCCGCGGTGCTCGGCGCACTGATCATCCGCAAGCCCGGCGCGGCGCTCTTCTGCGAACTGGTCGCCGCGATGGTCTCCGCGCTCATGGGCTCGGAATTCGGGCTGACGGTCCTGGCCTCGGGCCTGATCCAGGGCCTGGGCGCCGAAGCGGTCTTCGCCGCGTTCCGCTACCGCACCTTCAACCTGCCCGTGGCGCTGCTGGCCGGCGCCGGGGCAGGACTCTTCGGAAGCATCAACGACACCTTCATCTTCCGCTGGTTCCCCGAATACACCACCGGAATGCTCTTGGCCTACATCGGGTTCATGACCATCTCGGGCATCGTCATTGCCGGGCTGCTCTCCTTCCTGGGAACCCGTGCCCTGGCCAAGACCGGCGCACTGGGAGCGCTTGCCAGCCGCAAGGCAGCCACCGAACCCATCCTCGGCTGA
- a CDS encoding ATP-binding cassette domain-containing protein, whose protein sequence is MLHRENDSAATLQHRSDAVSVSVRNWAWRHAGRAHAALSGLDLEIRAGERVLLAGPSGAGKSTLLYALAGVLDEDDETYSSGELLLDGAPAAQGRGLVGLMQQDPETQVVQARVGDDVAFGAENLSVPPAQIRQRIVDALDAVGLDVPQDHPTSALSGGQKQRLALAGILAMGPGLVLLDEPTANLDPDGVLEVRDAVLAALDSTGATLLIVEHRLEAWAAHMDRVIVLEPGGGIAHDGTPAELFAPGPVREKLIAAGVWVPGYTPAFDPLPAPEQPGALLLEATDLAVTRKRGAKPAASGLALRLGAGEAWCVRGANGSGKSTFALTLGGLLPVGSGTVLATGELASGTEARPYHWRATELVGRIGSVFQEPEHQFVTNTVAEELAYGPRHAVKPGTREPLFTEQEISLRVSSLLSRLRLGHLAEANPFTLSGGEKRRLSVATVLAAGPQVLILDEPTFGQDANTWRELALLLREELARGTAIIAVTHDADFARALGAHEFVLASPATAEGTAPVAARPGLLEADVRGGTSFLGRANPLAKLAAVALATIPLVASMDWVSSGIVVAATILALPLAGLSIPRFLARGWPLLLAAIFGAWGTALVGNDSGAVLLDLGLFTITEGSLAAGAATGMRAFAVAIPAVLVLFTTDPTDLANALAQKARLPHRFVLGALAGMRLLGLLIEEWTTLGMARRARGVGSRGSAAARLRANLGQVFGLLVQAIRRASRLAVTMEAKGFGTAERTWLRPSRYGLRDAGIVAAGLLLGTAATWASLALGTWNLVWS, encoded by the coding sequence ATGCTGCATCGCGAAAACGACAGCGCAGCCACGCTGCAACACCGCAGCGACGCGGTGTCCGTCAGCGTCAGGAACTGGGCGTGGCGGCACGCCGGACGCGCCCACGCAGCGCTCTCTGGCCTGGACCTGGAGATCCGGGCCGGGGAACGCGTGTTGCTGGCCGGGCCCTCGGGCGCCGGGAAATCCACGCTGCTCTACGCGCTGGCCGGGGTCCTGGACGAGGACGACGAAACCTATTCCTCCGGCGAACTGCTGCTGGACGGGGCTCCTGCGGCCCAGGGCCGCGGACTGGTCGGGCTCATGCAGCAGGACCCCGAGACCCAGGTCGTCCAGGCCCGGGTCGGGGACGATGTGGCCTTCGGCGCGGAGAACCTTTCGGTGCCGCCCGCGCAGATCCGGCAACGGATTGTCGATGCACTCGACGCCGTGGGACTCGATGTCCCGCAGGACCACCCCACCTCCGCGCTTTCGGGCGGGCAAAAGCAGCGCCTGGCCCTGGCCGGGATCCTGGCCATGGGCCCGGGGCTGGTGTTGCTGGACGAGCCCACGGCAAACCTGGACCCGGACGGGGTGCTGGAGGTCCGCGACGCGGTGCTGGCCGCACTGGATTCCACCGGCGCGACCCTGCTGATCGTCGAACACCGGCTCGAGGCGTGGGCGGCGCACATGGACCGGGTCATCGTGCTGGAACCGGGCGGCGGCATCGCCCATGACGGCACCCCCGCCGAGCTCTTTGCCCCGGGCCCGGTCCGCGAGAAACTGATTGCCGCAGGGGTCTGGGTGCCCGGGTACACCCCGGCGTTCGATCCGTTGCCTGCCCCCGAACAGCCCGGTGCGTTGCTGCTGGAGGCCACGGACCTTGCAGTCACGCGCAAGCGCGGCGCCAAGCCGGCCGCTTCCGGCCTGGCCCTGCGCCTGGGTGCGGGCGAGGCCTGGTGCGTACGCGGGGCCAACGGCTCGGGCAAGTCGACCTTCGCCCTGACCCTTGGCGGACTGCTGCCGGTCGGATCCGGCACGGTGCTGGCCACCGGGGAACTGGCGTCCGGCACCGAGGCACGGCCCTACCACTGGCGCGCCACCGAATTGGTGGGACGGATCGGCTCGGTCTTCCAGGAGCCCGAGCACCAATTCGTCACCAACACCGTGGCCGAGGAACTGGCCTACGGACCGCGGCACGCGGTCAAGCCGGGAACCCGGGAACCGCTGTTCACCGAGCAGGAGATCTCCTTGCGGGTCTCGTCGCTGCTGTCCCGGCTGCGGCTGGGACACCTGGCGGAGGCAAACCCCTTCACCCTCTCGGGCGGGGAAAAGCGCCGGCTCTCGGTCGCCACGGTGCTGGCCGCGGGCCCGCAGGTCCTCATCCTTGACGAGCCGACCTTCGGCCAGGACGCCAACACCTGGCGCGAACTGGCCCTGCTGCTGCGCGAGGAACTGGCCCGCGGAACCGCGATCATCGCTGTGACGCACGACGCCGACTTCGCCCGCGCCCTGGGCGCGCACGAATTCGTGCTGGCGTCCCCGGCCACCGCTGAGGGCACCGCCCCCGTCGCCGCACGGCCCGGGTTGCTCGAGGCCGATGTGCGCGGGGGGACAAGCTTCCTGGGCCGGGCCAACCCGCTGGCCAAGCTGGCCGCCGTCGCGCTGGCCACGATCCCGCTGGTCGCGTCCATGGACTGGGTCAGCAGCGGGATCGTGGTGGCCGCGACGATCCTGGCGCTGCCGCTGGCCGGGCTGTCGATCCCGCGCTTCCTGGCCCGCGGCTGGCCGCTGCTGCTCGCCGCGATCTTCGGGGCCTGGGGCACCGCGCTGGTGGGCAACGACTCCGGGGCGGTGCTGCTGGATCTTGGCCTCTTCACCATCACCGAGGGCTCGCTCGCCGCCGGTGCGGCCACCGGGATGCGCGCCTTTGCGGTGGCGATCCCGGCGGTGCTGGTGCTGTTCACCACCGATCCGACGGACCTGGCCAACGCGCTGGCGCAAAAGGCGCGGTTGCCGCACCGCTTTGTGCTCGGCGCGCTGGCGGGCATGCGGCTGCTGGGTCTGTTGATCGAGGAATGGACCACGCTGGGCATGGCCCGGCGGGCCCGGGGAGTGGGCAGCCGCGGCTCGGCCGCGGCCCGGCTGCGGGCGAACCTGGGGCAGGTCTTCGGGCTGCTGGTCCAGGCCATCCGGCGGGCCTCCCGGCTGGCGGTGACCATGGAGGCCAAGGGCTTCGGCACCGCCGAACGGACCTGGCTGCGGCCCTCGAGATACGGCCTGCGGGATGCGGGGATCGTTGCCGCCGGGCTGCTGCTGGGCACCGCCGCAACATGGGCATCGTTGGCCCTGGGCACCTGGAACCTGGTCTGGAGCTAG
- a CDS encoding DUF4235 domain-containing protein, producing MNSLMKLIGPAISIAAGFLGGKIVDKAWIGFTGQQPPKHGNKEAQAEATMRQAIGFAVLSAVTAALIQVLTDRGTQRAIAKFSKKA from the coding sequence ATGAACAGCCTGATGAAACTGATCGGTCCAGCAATTTCCATCGCCGCGGGTTTCCTGGGAGGGAAGATCGTCGACAAGGCCTGGATCGGTTTCACCGGCCAGCAGCCGCCCAAGCACGGCAACAAGGAGGCCCAGGCCGAGGCGACGATGCGCCAGGCCATCGGGTTCGCCGTGCTGTCGGCCGTCACCGCCGCGTTGATCCAGGTGCTCACCGACCGCGGCACGCAGCGGGCCATCGCGAAGTTCTCCAAGAAGGCCTGA